A window of Massilia sp. NR 4-1 genomic DNA:
CTGGCGTCCGACACCATCTCCACCTGCAGCATATTGTTATTCAACAGCAGCGCATCCGGAATCACGTTGTAGTAAGCCTCGGGCGATTCGTCGAAAGGCGGCACGCCCACGTCCATGCGCGCCGGCTGGAACAGCTGGCGGTCCAGCAGCAGGTCGCCGCGGATACGCCGCACGCCCTTCAGGCGCAGCTTCTCCAGCATATGTACCAGCGCATCCTCGTTGAAATCCATGTCCGCGCCGCCGCGCAGCAGCAGATCGCCCTGCAGCACGCCCTCCACCACCTCGCCGCCGCCCAGCAGCTCCGTGCGCCCCCGGAAGACGGGGCCAAGCTGCTCCAGCGCCACCACCGTGGTGGCGATCTTCATCACCGAAGCAGGCGCCATGGCGCGCTCTGGATGGTGCGACAGCAGCACCGAGTTGCCGCGCATGAGCATGAGGCCAATGGCGTCCTCGGGAATGCCATGCGCGGCGGCGGCCTTGGCCACCGGTTCCGGCAGTTCGGCGCGAGCCAGGCCGCAAGCGGCAAGAAGGGCAGTCAGTACCAGGCGTTTCAACATGCTGCGCTCCTCCTTAACCGAAGAAGACATAGGCCACGCCGATCGCCGTGATCACGCCGGCCAGGTCCGCGATCAGGCCGCAGGAAATCGCGTAGCGCGTTTTGCGGATGCCGACCGAGCCGAAATACAGGGCCACGATATAGAAGGTGGTATCGGCCGAGCCCTGGAAGATGCAGGACAGGCGTCCCACGAAGGAATCCGGGCCGTAGGTCTTCATGGCATCGATCATCATGGCTTTCGAACCGCTGCCGCTCAGGGGCTTCATCAGCGCGGTCGGCAGGGCCGGCACGAAATCGGTATTGAAGCCCAGCGCGCTGAAGATCCAGTTGAAGCCATCGACCACGAAGGTGAACACGCCCGCATTGCGGATCACGCTGATCGCCACCAGCATGCCGACCAGGTAGGGAATCACGGTCAGCGAAGTCTGGATGCCGCCTTTCGCGCCTTCGATAAAGGCTTCGTACACATTCACCTTCTTGCGCAGCGCGCCGACGATGAACACCGTGATCACGCCGATCAGCACCAGGTTGCTGACCACCTTGGACACGGTTTCGATCTGTTCCTTGCTCAGATACTGGGTGAAATACCAGATCAGCGCCACGATGGCCGCCGTCATGCCGCCCAGCCAGGACAGCACCACGGAGTTGATCAGATTGATGCGCTGCCGGATCGACACCGCGATAATGCCCGTCACCGTCGCCACATAGGTCGCGATCATGCAGGGGATGAAGATGTCGGAGGGATCGGCCGCGCCCAGGATCGCGCGCTGCGCCATGATCGCCAGCGGAATCAGGGTCAGGCCCGAGGTGTGCAGCACCAGGAACATGATCTGCGCATTGCTCGCCTCATCCTTGTTGGGATTGAGCGTCTGCAGGCTCTCCATCGCCTTCAGGCCGAAGGGCGTGGCCGCATTGTCCAGGCCCAGCAGGTTGGCCGAGAAATTCATCACCATATGGCCGGTGGCCGGATGGTCCTTCGGCACTTCGGGGAAGATGCGCGAGAAGAAGGGCGAGATCACCTTGGCCAGCCAGCCCACCACGCCGGCCTTCTCGCCGATATTCATGATGCCCAGCCACAGCGTCATCACGCCGGCCAGCGGCAGGGCGATGTCCATCACCCCCATGCGCGCCGACTCGAAAGTGCCGTCGATGATGCGCTTGAAAATCTCGTTATCCCCCAGGAAGAGCCACTGTGCCAGGGCGGCCGCGAAGCCCACCAGAAAGAAGCCAGACCAGATGTAATTGAGAGACATAAAAGCGCGATTTCCGAAAGAACGTAGATGATTGAGCGATTTTGCAGCGAAAGTATAGGCCCAGCCCGCCCTTTCGGGATGAAAGAATGCGAACCGGGCATGAGAAAAACTCATAAGAGCGCTGGCGCGTCCGCCCATGCTGGCGTATTCTCTTGCGGCTGACACCCTCCTAGCGACTATGAAGATTCTCTGGAAAACCGGGCTGGCCGCCGCGTCGCTCGTCCTGTTCGCGGCCTGCGCCGCGCCCTCCGCCACCGCGGCCAACGATCCCCCCAAGGTCTTGCACGCCTTCCTCTCCACCGGCGAAACGGGGCTGGACCCGGCCGTGGCCTCCGATGTGGCCAGCCTCACCCTGCTGGAAAACCTGTTCGACCCCATGCTGCGCTACGACTACCTGGCGCGCCCGGTCAAGCTCCAGCCCAACACCCTGCGCGCCATGCCCGAGGTGGATGCGGCGGGCACCACCTACACCTTCCATCTGCAGCCGGGCATCCATTTCACGCCCGATGCGGCCTTCAAGGGGCAGCCGCGCGAGGTCACGGCCCAGGACTATGTGTATAGCCTGAAGCGCCTGTACGACCCGGCCCTGAAATCGCCCTGGGTCTTCCTGTTCGAGGACAAGATCGTCGGCGACGAAGCGCTGCGCCGCGATTTCAGCTACGACAGCGCTGTCCCCGGCCTGCAGGCGCTGGACAAATACACCCTGCGCATCCGCCTCAAGGCGCCGGACGCCAGCTTCCTCTTCTATCTGGCCCTGCCCGCCAGCGGCGTGGTGGCGCGCGAAGTGGCCGAGGCTTACGGCGGCCAGGTCGGCAACCATCCGGTCGGCAGCGGCCCGTTCATGATCGGCGAATGGAAGCGCAGCGACAAGATCACCCTGCTGGCCAATCCGGACTTCCGTCCCACCGTCTTCCATGCCGGTCCCGATGCCGATCCGGCCAGCCGCGCCATCGCCGCCGGGCTGGAAGGCAAGCGCCTGCCGCTGCTGGACAAGATCGAAGTGAAGATCATGGAGGAATACCAGTCGCGCGTGCTGGGCTTCCTGAATGGCGAATTCGACTTCATCGAGCAGGTGCCCGAATCGATGCGCGATATGGTGCTCGACCCGAATCGATCGCAGCCCGTGCTGAAGCCCGAGCTGGCGCGGCGCGGCATGCAACTGATGCCCTTCCCGGTGCTGCAGACCTATTACATGTGGATGAATATGGACGATCCGGTGATCGGCGGCTATGGCAAGGCGCAGGTCGCGCTGCGCCGCGCCATCGCCCTGGGCTACAACAGCGGCGAGGATATCGCCCTGCTGAAAAAAGGCCTGGCGCTGCCGGCCCAGACCCCGTTACCGCCGAATGTGCTGGGCTACGACCCGTCCTACCGCAGCCCGGTCGGCTACAACCCGGTGCTGGCGCGCGCCCTGCTGGACCGCTTCGGCTACCGCAAGGGCAAGGACGGCTTCCGCAGCCGTCCCGATGGCAGCCCGCTGACGCTGGTGATGCATACCGAGCCTTCCATGGTGGGCCGCCTGCGCGATGAGCTGTGGCGCAAGAACCTGAACGCCCTCGGCCTGCGCGTCGAATTCAAGAGCGACAAGAAGACCGAGATCATCAAGGCTTCGCGCCTGGGCAAGGTGATGATGTTCGAGACCAACTGGGTGGCCGACTTCCCCGATGGCGACAATTTCTACCAGCTGCTGTATGGCCCGAATAGCGGCCGCGCCAACTACGCCAATTTCAAGCTGCCTGAATACGACCGCCGCTACGAGCAGGCGCGCCGGCTGGGCGATACGCCGCAGCGGCGCGTGCTGTACCGCGAACTGGCGCAACTGATCCACGCCTACAACCCCTGGGTTCTACTGACCCATCCGATTTCGGCCGACATCCGCCAGCCGTGGCTAAAAAACTACATGCGCCACCCGGTCGAATTCAGCAACTGGCGCTATCTGGACCTGGACCCGCGGCAGCGCTCAGAGGCGGGCAGGGCGCCCAAAAGCGCGAAATGATTTGAAATTTACTCATACATTACAAAAAGTTATAGTTGCAAAAGAGAATTTCATTGGAAACCGGGAGTTGCTGCGCGCTACTCTGGGTTTCATAAGAATTTAGTAACAATAAATATGCAATCCGCATACAGGGAGAGGCTTGTGAAGGTAAAGCAGCTGGCGCAGATGATGGCGCTGATTGGGGTAGTGAGTCCGGCCATGGCCCAGGTGGCGGCGCCGCAGACCATGCAGCGCGTGGAAATCACCGGCAGCAGCATCAAGCGCGTGGCGCGCGAAGGCGCCTTGCCGGTGCAGACCATCAACTTCGATGCCATCGAAAAGGCCGGCATCACCAGCACCGACCAGCTGATGCGCACCATCGCCGCCAACGGCGTGGGCGCGGACAATATGACTTCGGGGAATAACGTCTTCGGCGCCGATGCCGACCGCGTTTCCGGCGGCGCGGCCTTCGCCTCGCTGCGCGGCCTCGGTCCGAACGCCACCCTGGTGCTGCTCAACGGCCGCCGCGTCGGCAACCACGGCGCCAGCGGCAAGGCGGTGGACCTGAACTCGATCCCGCTGGGCGCCATCTCCCGCATCGAAATCCTGAAGGATGGCGCCTCCGCCATCTATGGCACGGACGCCATCGGCGGCGTGATCAACTTCATCCTGAAGACCGATTACCAGGGACTGGAGCTGTCCACCACCCTGAACGGCACCGAGGCGGGCGGCGGCATGGAGCGCCGCGTGTCCCTGCTGGCCGGCTATGGCTCGCTGCTGGACCAGGGCTTCAACATCATGGCCAGCATCACGCACGACAAGAACGACAAGCTCGATTCGCGCCAGCGCGGCTTCGCCAACGGCTACCAGCCCTGGCGCGGCCTCTCGCCCGACAGCACCGGCACGCCTTACGCCACGCAGCTGGCCGACACCGGCTCGGCCCTTGGCACGGGCTTCACTATGCCGGGCGATCCGACCAAATACCTGCAGGCGAACCTGCTCAGCTTCCAGGGCAAGTGCGATTCCATTCCCGGCATGTCGCAATACGCCTCCGAGCTGTGGCCGAACGTCACGCCGGTCACCCGCACCAAGTATTCCTGCGCCTACGACTATGGTTCGGACTACCAGATGTCCTTCCCGGTCGAGCGCACCAATGGCGTGTCGCGCGCCACCTGGCAGATCAGCCCTGACCACAAGCTGTTTGCCGAAGTCCTGGGCTCGCGCACCAAGGCCACCGGCGAGCTGACGCCGGTCCAGGTGCAGGCTTCGTTCAAGGCCGGCAACGCCTATCCGGTCAACGGTCCTTACTACCAGGACCTGACCGGCATCGTGCCGGGCTTCGACCGCAGCAAACCGATTCTCTACAAATGGCGCGCCTCCGATCTGGGCCGCCGCACGCAGCAGATCGTCGGCGAGAACGCGCGCGTGCTGGTCGGCGCCAAGGGCCTGCTGTGGGATAAATACGATTACAAACTGGGCCTGTCGCGCGCCGAAAGCACCACCAAGGTTGCGCTGCTGGACGGCTATGCCTATACCGACAAGCTGAACGCCCTGCTGGGCAGCGGCAAGGTCAATCTGTGGGCCGCTCCCGGCCAGGGCCAGACGCCGGAAGCTGCGGCCTTGCTGGAAGCGGCCAAATTCCGCGGCGCCCTGCAGCACGGCAAGACCACCATGACCCAGCTCGATGGCGCCATCTCGGGCGAGGTTTACCAGCTGCCGGCCGGCGCCCTGTCGATGGCCGCCGGTTTCGATCTGCGCCGCGAAACCTATAATTTTGAGCAGGATATCGACGCGATCACCGTCTTCCTCGCGCCCGGCAACGGCGCGCTGCGCGATGCCAGCCGCAATGTGAAGGCCGTGTATGCCGAGCTGCTGGTGCCGGTCCTGAAAGACCTGGAAGTGCAGTTGGCCGTGCGCCGCGACCATTACAGCGTGATCGGCGCCACCACCAATCCCAAGGTCTCCTTCCGTTACCAGCCCAGCGCCAGCCTGCTGTTCCGTGGTTCGGCCAATAAGGGCTTTCTTGCGCCCAGCTTCGTGCAGCTTGGTTCGGCGCGCCTGTCGCAGGAGCTGCCGAACGGCGTGATCGACCAGGAAGGCTGCCCCAAGCATCCCGGCGATCCGGCTTACTGCGCCATTTCGCGCCTGGCCTACAACACCGGCGGCAATCCCAAGCTGGTGCCGGAAACGTCCAAGCAAGGCACGCTGGGCATGGTGCTCGCGCCCATCGACGGCTTCTCCGCTTCCTTCGATTTCTGGGCCATCAATATCGAGAACCGCATCCTGAACCGCACGCCGCAAGTGGTGCTGAACAACTGGCAGTACCTGCCGCAGTACATCGTGCGCGATGCCTCCGGCGTGATCGACCATGTGGAGGCGGGCTGGATCAATGCGGCCGGCCTGAAAACGCGCGGCCTGGATATCGGCCTGAACGCCGACGGCAAGCTTGATGGCGGCTATAAATGGAGCGCCAAGCTCGATGGCACCTGGCTGAAAAGCTTCAAGTTCGCCGAATTCGAAGGCCAGCCTTACAAGGAGCTGGTCGGCAAATTCTCCACGCGCGACGTGTACCTGCGCTGGCGCCACAACGCCAATATCCGCATTTCCAAGGGCGACTGGAGCGCCATGCTGACGCAGAATTATTCGTCCGGCTATGCCGACCAGCTGCCGAACGGCGGCAAGAGCGCGCCGCCGCCTGGCTTCGAGCCGCATGTGAAGCACTATGCCAAATACGATCTGTCGGCCACTTACACCGGCTTCCGCAACACCACGCTGACGCTCGGCATCCAGAACCTGTTCGACAAGGAGCCGCCATTCACCGCCCACAATGTGGACGAAGTGGTGGGCGCCGGCTGGGACCCTCGCGTCGCCGATCCGCGCGGCCGCGCCCTGTCCATTCTGCTGAAGTACAAGTTCATGTAGTCTGAGACCAGCCCCTGTACGCTGGTTCTGCCCTTTACGGCGGCACTCCCTGACGGTGCCGCCGTTTTTTTATGCGCGCTCCGCCTGAATGCCGGCGGCGGTAGAATGGGCCGCATGGCCATCTTCAACCGCAAGGCCGTCGCCTATGTGGCCAGCCATCCCTTGCATTTCGTGCTGCAATGCCTGCGCGGCTTCCGCGCCAATCAAGGGCTGCTGCTGGCGGGCGCCGTCGCCTATTATTCGCTGCTGTCCCTGGTGCCGCTGCTGATGCTGGTAGTGGTGGCCCTGTCCCATGTGATCGACCAGGCCGAGTTGCTGACCACCATGGGCCGCTATCTGGAATGGCTGCTGCCCGGCCAGTCGCGCGCCATCGTGACCGAGATCGCCCACTTCCTGCAGCACCGCGACCTGATCGGCGGCGTGCTGGTGCTGACCATGCTGTTTTTCAGCTCGCTCGCCTTCTCCGTGCTGGAAAGCGCGATGTGCGTGATCTTCGTCCACCGCGCCGAAGTGCGGCGGCGCCATTACCTGATTTCCGCCATCCTGCCTTACTGCTACATCCTCTCGCTCGGCATCGGCGCCCTGGTCGTCACGCTGGTGGCGGGCAGCCTGCAAGTGATCGGCGAGGAAAGCGTGCGCCTGTTCGGCCATGACTGGTCGCTCAACGGCCTGTCCGGCGTGCTGCTGTATTTGCTCGGCATGGCGGGCGAGGTGCTGCTGCTCAGCTCCATCTATATGGTGATGCCGGTCGGCCGCCTGTCGTGGCAGCACGCCTTGCTGGGCGGCGCCACGGCGGCCCTGCTGTGGGAGATCGCGCGCCATCTGCTGGTCTGGTACTTCAGCACCCTGTCGCAGGTGAATGTGGTGTACGGCTCGCTGACCACGGCCATCGTCGTCATGTTCAGCCTGGAGATCGGCGCCACCCTGCTGCTGTTCGGCGCCCAGGTCATCGCCGAATACGAATGCGTGGCGGGCGATGGCGGCCGCCTGGCGGCGCTGGAACAGGCTTAGTCGGTCGGCAGGCGGATGGTGAAGCGCGCGCCGCCCATGGGCGAGCTGTCCACCGCGATGGCGCCGCCATGCAGCTCGATGGCCTTGCGCGCGATCGACAGGCCCAGGCCGAAACCGCCGGTGCTGCGGTCGCGGCTGCGGTCCAGGCGGTAGAAGGGGTCGAAGATTTTCTCGCGCTCCGCTTGCGGAATGCCGGGACCATCGTCCTCCACCACGATGCGCACGCCATCCAGCCGGCGCGCCGCCGACAGCGCCACCCGCGTGGCCGCGTACTTTTGCGCATTGCGCATCAGATTGCAGACGGCGCGCAGCAGCAGGCGGCGGTCGCCGCGATAGCTGTCCACATTGTCGGCCACTAGCACGTCGAGGGCGGGGGCGGCCGGCGGCAGCGAATCGGCCACGCTGCGCAAGGTTTCCGCCAGGTCGAAGCGTTCGCGCTTGAGCGGCTGGTCGCCCATGCGGATCATGCCCAGCAGCTCGCTGACCAGCTGGTTCAGCTCATGCAGATCGCCCTCCATGGCGGCGATGCGTTCTTCCAGCGCCGGCGATTGGGCCGCGTCGCGCAGCAGTTCCAGCGCGAATTCCAGGCGCGCGATCGGCGTGCGGATTTCATGCGAGACCGAATGCAGCAAGCTGCTTTGCGCGTCGAGCAGGCGCTCGATGCGTTCGGCCATATGGTTGAAGCATTCCGCCAGCGGATGGATCGCTTCGCTGGCCGGCAGGTGCACGCGCGCCGTCAACTGGCCCTGGCCGAATTCATCGGCCATCTGCGCCAGCTTCTGCAGCGAGCGCCAGTGCGCGCGCGACCAGGCGGCAATCGGCACCAGCACCACCAGCGCCACGATCAGGTAGCGCACCGCCTCCATCTTCAGCGCCAGGCCGACGTCGATCGGCAAATCCTGGGCGTGGATGGCTTCCTCGTTGCTGCCGATATAGCGCTCGCCGATCAGGTCGACGCGGCGCAGGAAGGCCTTGTGGCGCACGTCGATCACCACCTCGCCGCGCTCGAAGGCGGCGCGGGTGCTGGCCGGCAGCAGCTGGCGCGCCGCCGCCAGCGGCAGCAGGTCGAAGCGCACCTCGGACACTTCGCGCACCTTGTTCAGGCGTCCCAGCCACTCGTCGGCAGGGGCCTGGTCGACATACTGTTCGAGCAGGAAGATCTGGCCCGCCGCCTGGCGCCGCGCGATGCTTTCCTGCGGGTCGCCGAACAGCCAGCTCATGGCGAAATAGGCGATAACCGCTGCCACGCTGATCGACAGCGTCACCAGTACGGCAAAGCGGCGGAACAGGCGGTTCATGGGCGGATTGTATAAGAGTTAAGCTTCCGCCAAACGTTTCCCTTACAAATTTAAGACAATTCGCCCGCATTTGCAGGACGAATCTCTACCGTGCGGGCACTACGATGAATTCATTGATAACAAGGAGTCCCTATGAGCAAATCACCCATCGCCATGGCTGGACGGTCCGCTTCCTGTTCTGCCCTGGAAAATGCGTCTATCGCTGCTCAGCTAGAATAGCGGGCATGCCTGCCGACAGCCCATGCCATGCGCTCCCGCCTCCCGCCCGCCTGCGCCGCCTTGCCCGGCGCCGCGCGGCCGGGCTGAGCACGGACCATACGCCGGCCTCCGAGCTTGCACCATGAAGCCCTTGCGACTTCTTCTGGCCTGGCTGTCCCTGCTGGTGACGGGGCCGACGCTCGCCCAGGGCGAGTGGATCAGCTACCGCGACGCCTACCGCGTCATGGTGCAGTTCGAGAAATACGGCAAGCCCAAACACTTCCTGCAAAACCACTACCAGGTCAGCGCGCGCGACGGCCAGGCACCCGACGGCTTGCGCCTGACCCTGAACGTCAAGGCCAGCCAGCTCAATCTGCCGCTGGACGCCACCGGCCGCACCACCTTCCCGCTGCTGAAAGGCGCGTATGACGAGAACGCGGCCCTGGTCCTGAACCGCAAGATCAGCCAATACAGCTTCCAGCCGCGCCTCTCGATCATCGTGCGCCTGGACGGCTTGTACGAGGGTGTGGATCTGCGCAGCGCCTGCGACCAGGCCTTGCAGTACCAGCGCTACCTGGATGCGGCCACCTACGGCAGCCGGCGCTGCAGCGGCGTGCGTTTCGGCTACCTGCGCAAGGGCGAGGCCCAGGTGCGCGTGCGCGACGGCGAGAAAGAATATCTGCTGCCGGTGAGCGAAGGCGCGATCTTCGACGCCGATCCGAACACCGGCTTTCGCCTCGTGGTCTACCGCTTCCAGGACTGGCCGGAGAAGGTGCAGCTGATCAGCCAGAACGCGCCGCTCGCTATCGTGCCGGTGATCGAGTGATCAGTTCCAGGCCGAAGGCGAAAACAGATAGCCTTCGCCCCACACTGTCTTGATTTTTTCCGATTCGCCGTCGTCGAATTTGCGGCGCAGCTTGGAGATGCTGTTATCGATGCTGCGGTCCAGGCCATCGAACTCGATGCCGCGCATCTTCTTCAGCAGCGCATCGCGCGACAGCACGCGGCCGGCCGATTCGGCCAGCACCAGCAGCAGCTTGTATTCGGTGTTGCTGAGCAGTGCCGGCTCGCCGCGCCAGGTCACGGTGCGGTCGCTGGTGGCGATGTTCAGCGCGCCGAACACCATGCCATTGCTGGCCTGCTTGTCCTGGGCGCGGCGCAGCAGGGCGCGCAGGCGCGCCAGCAGCACGCGCGGCTGCACCGGCTTGTTGACGAAATCGTCGGCGCCTTGCTCCAGCAGGGAGACTTCATCGTAGGAATCTTCGCGCGCCGTCATCACCAGGATCGGCACCTTGCTGATCTCGCGCAGCTGGCGCGACACTTGCATGCCGTCCAGGCCGGGCAGCATCAGGTCCAGGATCACGGCATCGGCCGGACTGGCCTTGAAGCTGGCCAGCGCCTGGTCGCCGCGGCCCACCACCGTCACCTTGAATTCATAGGCGCCCAGGTATTCCGTTACCAGCTCGGCCAGGCGCGCATCGTCCTCCACCAGCAATACTTGGTACATGGCCATCCTCCGTCGAAGATGGTTATTTTATAAGAGCGAAAAAGGAAAAGGCACAATGTGCCCCGCTTGAGGACAAATGAATACACTTTCATGACAAATGCCGCCACCGGCGCTGGTGGCGGCATGCGCCTTACAGCGCGCGCGCGATCAGCAGCTTCTGGATATCGCTGGTGCCCTCGTAGATCTGGCACACGCGCGCATCGCGGTAGATGCGCTCGACCGGGAAGTCGCTGACATAACCGTAGCCGCCGTGGATCTGGATCGCATCCGAGCAGACGCGCTCCGCCATTTCGGAAGCGAACAGCTTGGCCATGGCCGCCTCTTTCAGGCAGGGCAGGCCGGCATCCTTCATCGCCGCCGCGTGCAGGATCAGCTGGCGCGCCGCTTCGAGTTGGGTCGCCATATCGGACAGCTTGAACTGCACCGACTGGTGCTCGAAGATCGGCTTGCCGAAGGTTTCGCGCTCGCGCGCATACTTGAGCGCAGCCTCGTAGGCCGAACGCGCCATACCCACCGATTGCGAAGCGATGCCGATACGGCCACCCTCCAGGCCCGACAGCGCGATCTTGTAACCCATGCCTTCCTCGCCGATCAGGTTCTCGGCCGGGATGCGGCAATTCTCGAACACGATCTGGGCCGTGTCGGAGGAGTGCTGGCCCATCTTCTGCTCCAGGCCCGCCACGATATAGCCCGGCGTCGAAGTCGGCACCCAGAAGGCTGAAATGCCCTTCTTGCCGGCCGCCTTGTCGGTGACCGCCATGACGATGGCGACGTCGGCGTACTTGCCGCTGGTGATGAACTGCTTCACGCCGTTCAGCACGTAATGGTCGCCATCGCGCGTGGCCGTGGTGCGCAGGGCGGCGGCATCGCTGCCCGTGTGCGGCTCGGTCAGGCAGAAGGCGCCCAGCAGCTCGCCCTGGGCCAGCGGCCGCAGCCACTGCTCCTTCTGCTGCGCGTTGGCATACATCATGGCGATGCTGCACACCGGGCAGTTGTTGACCGAGATGACGGTGGACGTGCCGCCATCGCCGGCCGCGATTTCCTCCAGCACCAGGGCCAGCGACACATAGTCGAGGCCGGCGCCGCCCAATTCCTCCGGCACGGCCACGCCGAAGGCGCCCAGCGCCGCCAGCTCCTTCAGCTCAGCCTTTGGAAAATAATGCTCCTTATCCCAGCGTCCCGCATTGGGCGCCAGCCGCTCCTGCGCAAACGTGCGCAGCGCGTCCCGAATCATCTGATGCTCTTCACTCAAAATCATTGCAATCCTTCTGACTGTTCAGCCCGTGTCCGATTTTGGGGCCAGACCCCAAAATCGGACACGAACTCAGCTGTATAACGGCCGGGCTCGTGTCCGAAAAAAGGGTCTGGCCCCATTTTCAGACACGGGCTCGGCGGTGGCTTGCCGCTTACCAGGCGATGGGGCTGCCGTCGTAGTTGAGGTAGGCGGGTTGGTCGCTGGCGGGCAGGCGGGCCAGGGTGGCGCGCAGGCCGCTGGCGCTTTCTTCGGCGGAGATGTCGGCGCCGGCGCCGCCCATCTCGGTCCGGACCCAGCCGGGGTGGAAGGCGACGCAGGTGACGCCCTTGCCGCCATACAGCAGGGCGGTGTCGATCAGCACCGAATTCAGCGCCGCCTTGCTGGCGCGGTAGAGCGAGCCGCTGGCATGGCTGCGCTCGCTGAGCGAACCCATGCGCGAGGACAGCACGGCCAGCTTGCCGCGCGCCAGGCTCACCAGCGGCGCCAGGATCGGCAGCAGCCGCATCGCCGCCAGCACATTGGTGTGCATCACCTGGTCGAAGTCGCCCTGGGTCGGGAAGCCGTCGTGGCGCGGGCCGTACACGCCGGCGTTGAGGATGGCCACGTCCAGGTGCTCGCCGTCGAGCTTCCAGCCCAGCGCGGCAACCGCTTCCACATTGTTGACGTCGAGTTCATGCGTGTCGGCCCCCATGGCCTCCAGCGCATCGCAGTCTGGCGCCTTGCGCGCGGTGGCGATCACGCGCCAGCCGTCGGCCAGATACTGGCGCGCCAGTTCGTGGCCGATGCCGCGCGAGGCGCCAATGATGAGTGCGGTCGCCATCGGCTTAGCTCACGCCAGTTCGATGCCGACCGCGGTCGCTTCGCCGCCGCCGATGCACAGGGCGGCCACGCCGCGCTTGCCGCCGGTCTTGCGCAGCGCACCGAGCAGGGTGATGATGATGCGCGCGCCGGAAGCGCCGATCGGGTGGCCCAGGGCGCAGGCGCCGCCGTGGATATTGATCTTGCTGTGCGGGATGTCCAGATCGTGCATGGCGGCCATCGGCACGGCGGCGAACGCTTCGTTCACTTCGAACAGGTCGACGTCGCTGGCTTTCCAGCCGTTCTTGGCGAACAGTTTCTGGATCGCGCCCACCGGCGCCGTGGTGAACAGGTTGGGCGCCTGGGCGTGGGTGGCGTGGCCGACCACCTTGGCCAGCACGGTCGCGCCGAGTTTCTTGGCGGTCGATTCGCGCATCATCACCAGCGCGGCGGCACCGTCGTTGATCGAGGACGAGGAAGCGGCGGTGATCGTGCCGTCTTTCTTGAACGCGGCTTTCAGGGCCGGGATCTTGTCCAGCTTGGCCTTGCCCGGACCTTCATCCTTGTCGATCACCACGTCGCCGGCGCGGCTGGACACGGTCACCGGGGCGATTTCCCAGGCGAAGCTGCCGTCGGCCGTGGCGGCCTGGGCGCGCTTGACCGATTCGATGGCGAAAGCGTCCTGCGCTTCGCGCGTGAACTTGTACTGGGTGGCGCACTCTTCGGCGAAGGTGCCCATCGAGCGGCCGCCGCCTTTTTCGTCGCGGTTGTAG
This region includes:
- a CDS encoding nucleoside recognition domain-containing protein yields the protein MSLNYIWSGFFLVGFAAALAQWLFLGDNEIFKRIIDGTFESARMGVMDIALPLAGVMTLWLGIMNIGEKAGVVGWLAKVISPFFSRIFPEVPKDHPATGHMVMNFSANLLGLDNAATPFGLKAMESLQTLNPNKDEASNAQIMFLVLHTSGLTLIPLAIMAQRAILGAADPSDIFIPCMIATYVATVTGIIAVSIRQRINLINSVVLSWLGGMTAAIVALIWYFTQYLSKEQIETVSKVVSNLVLIGVITVFIVGALRKKVNVYEAFIEGAKGGIQTSLTVIPYLVGMLVAISVIRNAGVFTFVVDGFNWIFSALGFNTDFVPALPTALMKPLSGSGSKAMMIDAMKTYGPDSFVGRLSCIFQGSADTTFYIVALYFGSVGIRKTRYAISCGLIADLAGVITAIGVAYVFFG
- a CDS encoding ABC transporter substrate-binding protein → MKILWKTGLAAASLVLFAACAAPSATAANDPPKVLHAFLSTGETGLDPAVASDVASLTLLENLFDPMLRYDYLARPVKLQPNTLRAMPEVDAAGTTYTFHLQPGIHFTPDAAFKGQPREVTAQDYVYSLKRLYDPALKSPWVFLFEDKIVGDEALRRDFSYDSAVPGLQALDKYTLRIRLKAPDASFLFYLALPASGVVAREVAEAYGGQVGNHPVGSGPFMIGEWKRSDKITLLANPDFRPTVFHAGPDADPASRAIAAGLEGKRLPLLDKIEVKIMEEYQSRVLGFLNGEFDFIEQVPESMRDMVLDPNRSQPVLKPELARRGMQLMPFPVLQTYYMWMNMDDPVIGGYGKAQVALRRAIALGYNSGEDIALLKKGLALPAQTPLPPNVLGYDPSYRSPVGYNPVLARALLDRFGYRKGKDGFRSRPDGSPLTLVMHTEPSMVGRLRDELWRKNLNALGLRVEFKSDKKTEIIKASRLGKVMMFETNWVADFPDGDNFYQLLYGPNSGRANYANFKLPEYDRRYEQARRLGDTPQRRVLYRELAQLIHAYNPWVLLTHPISADIRQPWLKNYMRHPVEFSNWRYLDLDPRQRSEAGRAPKSAK
- a CDS encoding TonB-dependent receptor codes for the protein MKVKQLAQMMALIGVVSPAMAQVAAPQTMQRVEITGSSIKRVAREGALPVQTINFDAIEKAGITSTDQLMRTIAANGVGADNMTSGNNVFGADADRVSGGAAFASLRGLGPNATLVLLNGRRVGNHGASGKAVDLNSIPLGAISRIEILKDGASAIYGTDAIGGVINFILKTDYQGLELSTTLNGTEAGGGMERRVSLLAGYGSLLDQGFNIMASITHDKNDKLDSRQRGFANGYQPWRGLSPDSTGTPYATQLADTGSALGTGFTMPGDPTKYLQANLLSFQGKCDSIPGMSQYASELWPNVTPVTRTKYSCAYDYGSDYQMSFPVERTNGVSRATWQISPDHKLFAEVLGSRTKATGELTPVQVQASFKAGNAYPVNGPYYQDLTGIVPGFDRSKPILYKWRASDLGRRTQQIVGENARVLVGAKGLLWDKYDYKLGLSRAESTTKVALLDGYAYTDKLNALLGSGKVNLWAAPGQGQTPEAAALLEAAKFRGALQHGKTTMTQLDGAISGEVYQLPAGALSMAAGFDLRRETYNFEQDIDAITVFLAPGNGALRDASRNVKAVYAELLVPVLKDLEVQLAVRRDHYSVIGATTNPKVSFRYQPSASLLFRGSANKGFLAPSFVQLGSARLSQELPNGVIDQEGCPKHPGDPAYCAISRLAYNTGGNPKLVPETSKQGTLGMVLAPIDGFSASFDFWAINIENRILNRTPQVVLNNWQYLPQYIVRDASGVIDHVEAGWINAAGLKTRGLDIGLNADGKLDGGYKWSAKLDGTWLKSFKFAEFEGQPYKELVGKFSTRDVYLRWRHNANIRISKGDWSAMLTQNYSSGYADQLPNGGKSAPPPGFEPHVKHYAKYDLSATYTGFRNTTLTLGIQNLFDKEPPFTAHNVDEVVGAGWDPRVADPRGRALSILLKYKFM
- a CDS encoding YihY/virulence factor BrkB family protein encodes the protein MAIFNRKAVAYVASHPLHFVLQCLRGFRANQGLLLAGAVAYYSLLSLVPLLMLVVVALSHVIDQAELLTTMGRYLEWLLPGQSRAIVTEIAHFLQHRDLIGGVLVLTMLFFSSLAFSVLESAMCVIFVHRAEVRRRHYLISAILPYCYILSLGIGALVVTLVAGSLQVIGEESVRLFGHDWSLNGLSGVLLYLLGMAGEVLLLSSIYMVMPVGRLSWQHALLGGATAALLWEIARHLLVWYFSTLSQVNVVYGSLTTAIVVMFSLEIGATLLLFGAQVIAEYECVAGDGGRLAALEQA